The following proteins are co-located in the Trichomycterus rosablanca isolate fTriRos1 chromosome 14, fTriRos1.hap1, whole genome shotgun sequence genome:
- the spink4 gene encoding serine peptidase inhibitor, Kazal type 4 isoform X1: MYLLQQGVCSHHTPYCSGCGPHYRRSPKMSMFVFAVLVFLTAGSQGDVSTQTHRKPACSGMTEILACPMNFAPVCGTDGSTYANECALCVQRLQTKTNILIAKDGNC, encoded by the exons gtgtgtgttccCATCATACGCCATATTGTTCCGGTTGTGGACCACACTACAGACGCTCTCCTAAAATGTCCATGTTCGTGTTTGCCGTGTTGGTTTTCCTCACTGCAG GATCACAGGGAGATGTTTCCACACAGACCCACAGGAAG CCCGCATGTAGTGGGATGACTGAGATCCTAGCCTGTCCCATGAACTTTGCTCCTGTGTGTGGTACTGATGGTAGCACCTACGCTAACGAGTGTGCCCTCTGTGTACAGAGACT GCAAACCAAAACCAATATTTTAATTGCAAAGGATGGTAACTGCTGA
- the spink4 gene encoding serine peptidase inhibitor, Kazal type 4 isoform X2 → MSMFVFAVLVFLTAGSQGDVSTQTHRKPACSGMTEILACPMNFAPVCGTDGSTYANECALCVQRLQTKTNILIAKDGNC, encoded by the exons ATGTCCATGTTCGTGTTTGCCGTGTTGGTTTTCCTCACTGCAG GATCACAGGGAGATGTTTCCACACAGACCCACAGGAAG CCCGCATGTAGTGGGATGACTGAGATCCTAGCCTGTCCCATGAACTTTGCTCCTGTGTGTGGTACTGATGGTAGCACCTACGCTAACGAGTGTGCCCTCTGTGTACAGAGACT GCAAACCAAAACCAATATTTTAATTGCAAAGGATGGTAACTGCTGA